ATTTAGCTAAGGAAAAGCATATTCTTATGCAATTTCTGAACTTCTGGTTACATCGGAAAGTAAGTCAGGCGGATTTTCAGACTTTATTTATCCAATTTAAAGGAATGTTAATGATTCCCTTTACGATGCCACATGATTTTAAATATGATTTTTTATGGGATCCAGGGAATAAAGAATTTATAAAAAGATACTCTCTTTCTGTTGGACAATGGGTAACTACACTTTCTTTGGTTCCTGATCAAAACAATGGAAGTAACTCAGTGTCCAGTTGACCCCAACCCTGTTTTAAATCTTTAGATTGATGGGCGTCAGAACCATATATAAGGGGAATTCCCATTTGATAGGCCTTCCTTGCAATATCTTTTGAAGGGTAGGTCTCTTTACATTGGGCTTTATTCCAACCTGCGCCATTGTAATCTAAGGCCATATTCGCATTTTTTACTTCCTTCAGTGTTTGCATAATTAATTGATCTTCCATTGGAGGGCGGGGATATTGAAGCTGAAATTTACGAATTAAAGTCAGATGACCTAATCTTTTAGGTTTATATGATCCAAGATTGGCTCGGATGGCTTTGCTTATAGTTCTGTAGTAAAGCTGATAAAGCATCTCTAAATTTCCAACTTTTTTTATTAATTTGGCAAAGCTATGTTCACTAAAATCCATACAAATATGATGATGATCAACTTTTAAAAAATGGACGGATAAAATGCTATCTGTAAGGTAGGGACCATAGGTTTGTAGAAAATCAGTCGTCTCTTTTTCAAAGCCTTCAATATAGTCTACTTCCAATCCAACTTCAATCTCAATTTGTTTTTCGTAATGCTTCCTTAATCTATGAAGTTCTTCTAAATAGTCCAAAAGGTAGGTTGGGTTCATACCGCTATCTTTTTCTGGTGTTGGATCATCAAAAGTGGAAGGCAAAGGAGCATGTTCCGTAAACGAAATAGACGTGTATCCCAAATCGATTGCTTTTTCTATATACATCTCGAAAGAATCCTTTGTGCCATGTGGACAAAAGGGTGAATGGACATGACCATCCCTCATTTTATCTCGCTCCTTCTTGAAATTTTTGTCATACCTTAATAATTTTGAAAATTTTTAGCCATAATGAATGTTTCCATGGTATCATATTAGCAAGAATTCTTCATAATACGACTATTTTTGCACGTTTACATAGAGAATTTCGTCAGGTGAGGAGGTATTTTATGGAATACATAATAGCCTTAATTATTATTATACTTGCACTTATTATTACAGGGCTAATTATTCGCAAAAAGATTTATGATGAGGTGGATCGTTTAGAGGCGTGGAAAATTGATATAATGAGTCGTCAAGTGACGGAAGAACTTGGAAAAGTTAAGGCGCTGAATCTCTACGGAGAAACTCAGGAAAGATTTGAACAGTGGCGTGAACAATGGGATGACATTTTAACAAAAAGACTTCCGAATCTTGAAGAAGACTTATTTGATACGGAAGAAGCTGCTGATCGGTACCGATTTCGGACAGCGAAAAAGATTATTAAAGATATACAAAAAAAACTTAATCAAATAGAGAAAACCATAGACCAAATGTTTCAGGAGTTGGACCATTTAATCCATGCAGAGAAAGATAGTAAAAAAGCAATTGAAACTTTGTATCCTCAACTGAAGGATTTAAGAAAGAATTTATTAAAATACAGACATTTATACGGAAAAGCTGAAATAAAAATTGAGCTTGCATTGGATGAGCTTGATGAAAGAGTAGACTATTACCATATTCTTATTGAATCGGGTAATTATTCAGATGCTCAAGAAATAGTTTTATTAATGAAAGAAGAAATTGAAAATATAAAATATAAAATGGAGCATTTACCTACTCTGTACAAAAAGTGTCGTCAAGAATTACCATCTCAGCTAGACGAGGTCATTGCAGGCTTAAAGGAAATGAGGGAAGATGGTTATCGTGTCGATTCTTTTGGTTTTGAAAAGACCATTCAACAAGACCAGGCACAATTGTTAATCATTCTAGAGCAACTGGAAAAAGGTGAAATTATT
This genomic stretch from Bacillaceae bacterium S4-13-56 harbors:
- the hisJ gene encoding histidinol-phosphatase HisJ, whose amino-acid sequence is MRDGHVHSPFCPHGTKDSFEMYIEKAIDLGYTSISFTEHAPLPSTFDDPTPEKDSGMNPTYLLDYLEELHRLRKHYEKQIEIEVGLEVDYIEGFEKETTDFLQTYGPYLTDSILSVHFLKVDHHHICMDFSEHSFAKLIKKVGNLEMLYQLYYRTISKAIRANLGSYKPKRLGHLTLIRKFQLQYPRPPMEDQLIMQTLKEVKNANMALDYNGAGWNKAQCKETYPSKDIARKAYQMGIPLIYGSDAHQSKDLKQGWGQLDTELLPLF